From a region of the Nitrospira sp. genome:
- a CDS encoding ABC transporter ATP-binding protein → MTDHGSIIYLEGVTVDYDGFKALNCLNFIVGYKELRVVIGPNGAGKTTLLDVISGKTKPVAGRVIFGHDTDLLPLREHEIASLGIGRKFQAPSIYANLTVWENLDLSLKRPSKGVWATLRGLTTKPEQDRIEGVLETIGLPDYRHTRAGSLSHGQKQWLEIGMVLLQDPSLLLVDEPVAGMTDRETEQTGQLLLSLAQEHAIVVIEHDMEFVRQIARVVTVMHEGTVICEGTVETVQADDRVREIYLGRQKVAHV, encoded by the coding sequence ATGACGGATCATGGTTCGATCATTTATCTCGAAGGGGTCACCGTCGACTACGACGGATTCAAAGCGTTGAACTGCCTGAATTTCATCGTAGGGTACAAAGAACTACGGGTCGTGATTGGTCCCAATGGAGCGGGGAAGACGACCTTGCTGGACGTCATATCGGGAAAGACGAAGCCGGTTGCGGGCAGAGTGATCTTTGGCCACGATACGGATCTCTTACCGCTGCGGGAGCACGAGATCGCCTCGCTGGGCATCGGCCGGAAGTTCCAAGCGCCGTCGATCTACGCCAATTTGACCGTGTGGGAGAATCTCGACCTGTCGCTCAAGCGTCCCAGCAAGGGCGTATGGGCCACGCTCAGAGGGCTTACGACAAAACCGGAACAGGATCGCATCGAGGGAGTATTGGAGACAATCGGGTTGCCGGACTATCGGCACACGCGTGCCGGATCGTTGTCACATGGGCAGAAACAATGGCTGGAAATCGGCATGGTCCTCTTGCAGGACCCGTCGCTCCTTCTCGTAGACGAACCGGTGGCGGGGATGACCGACCGAGAGACCGAGCAAACCGGCCAACTCCTGCTGTCCCTAGCGCAGGAGCACGCCATTGTGGTGATTGAGCATGATATGGAATTCGTACGACAGATCGCACGGGTGGTGACGGTGATGCACGAGGGAACGGTGATCTGCGAAGGAACCGTGGAAACCGTGCAGGCCGATGATCGCGTGCGCGAGATCTACCTAGGCCGGCAAAAGGTCGCCCACGTCTAG